The sequence AAATTGATTTTTGATAAATATGGTTGCATTATTCAGTTGCCCGGTCATGTCATTTGCCAccacatgggctgcagcatgccaggcctccctgtccctcaccacctcccgaggtctgcccaagttcacgtccattgtgTTGGTAATGACAAATGTTTGGATAGTGTATACTAAATTGTAATAAATTGTTGGAGAAATGGCATCACTACTCATTTATTCTTAATACATTTGAACAGTCTACTCTTAACTCTATGTAATCAattaaagaaatcaagaaaagtataggtatttatgatttaaaaacatGACAAATTTCAAAGTGCTGCATTCTGAAGAATATCTTTCCTAAATATCACATAAATATCCTATTTATACTTTTgtgcttttaaagatattttttaattactaaaaCTGATTTCCTTGTTATATAATAATTTTAGGTCTCATCTTCAACACATTTGCAACACTGTCAGAGTTTCATACTTATGCTGCACAATAAGacattttctaaaacaaattgaaaaacatCCAAGTAcatcataatttaatttttattacaggGAAAATTAATTAGCATTATGCTAAAAATGTGGACAGCATATATTGGAATAGTAACATTAACACATGAATATCATCCATTATAAAGCACTATCTTGACATCATCTGTTATGTATTTTTCCTAAACCCTGTAGACAACAAACTTGTTTTCTCACTAGAAGGTCCTCAATCTTAAAAACTCATGTTTTTCTCTTGATAGGACAGTGGGCTCCTCCAGGCAAGTGTTATCTAAAATTGATGAAATATAGTCATAACTACGTCTCTCTAAAAATGAACCAAGAAAAATTAGATTGTCATTTGAGAACCAGGGGAGGGCAGTTAAAAGGCAAGATTATTCTGACCATAACTGAGAAATACTCTCTGACTATTCCCCTATTTCTTCTTGTCATGGGGGtgatttgtgtctgacttctacCACAACTGAACCAATCATTCCTATTGGTGAGGGAAATAACATAACTATTCTTAATCAAGATGGGAATTTACATTGAATTTCAATCTAAGATTTGAAGAAATAAGCATTTTCCAACCTCCCAAACTCCTAGTACATTTCTGCCTTCAAACATAATTAATGGACTCAAAGCTacttttctgaaaaatatcataaaCAATTCACATGCATTCAAAACCTCTCTCCACATTATCTTACTGCCCTAATAATTCCATCACTActgcattttttatttccttaaataccTTAGCTTCTGGAGAGAAGAACAATGAGCTGAATGTGATCTGGTCTAGGTGTTCAGAATCTTGATCAGAAACTATCACGCTTCTAcaatatatgtacatgcatagTACTCAACTTCTAAATCCCTTGATATCTGTACTATTGAATGTGTATTTAAGGAAAATCTGTGTCACATATATCAAGGGGATAATTCAGAagataagagacacagatgcttGTGTAACCATCAGGTTAACCTcatgggagaaagaaaggaacaagCCTTCCACACTTCACTGCTATATGAGAATACTTAAATAAGTGAATTATTCCATATTTTGGCATCTATAAATGTACTTACATATGTGCATGTATTCAAaggagagaaattaaaattaatactaACTAATTTTAGTAAAAGTGAATGCTTTTAGTATTTATTGCAGAGTATTGTCTTTCCATGGGAGGCATTCTGAGACACAAGTCAAAAGCTCTTAAATAAGAATGTTTCAATTACTCACATATCcatcaaacttttattttgtcaTGTCTGTAAATAACATCAGAGTGTAGTTTGTGCCTTCCAAATCATATTAGGAAATGTATAGAGGATAGATAACATTGGCCTTGTTATTCAAGAAGTTTACTTTCAACTGAAGTAGATAATGAATATTACGGCATTCTAAAAAGTCATCAAAAATTCAGGTTTGTCATGCATACATATTAAGTTAAGAATAATTAGATGCTTGAACCTTGATGCTATGATGATGACTATGAAAGAAGCAATAATAAAATACAACTGATTCGAGTGGTATGGTTGCACAGTATTGTGAGTGTACTAAAAGTCACagaattgtacatttaaaattgtACCTTTAACATGCTCTAAAAagcaaattttatattatatgagTTTTACAACATTAAAAACAATGTCATATACCTCTCTtactgtgtgcgtgctaagtcgcttcagttgtatgcaactctctgtggccccatggactgtagcccaccaggctcctctgtctatgggattctccaggcaagaatgttggagtgagttgccatcctgtcctccagggatcttcccaacccagggatcaatcaaaTCCatgtgtcttacatctcctgcattggcagacaggttctttaccacactagcgccatctgggaagcccacctctCTTACTGAgattaagctattttttttcttggttaaacTGTCCTCTAATTGTAGCAAGTTTTTAATTAGTATTGAGATTTGTGAAAGATTGATTCTGACAATTAtttttccaggttatccattgTTTTATTAGAGACAAACTTTTATATTcctattttgctatttttattgaTGTCATTCACCATCTACTGGCTTTTATGTGAACATAAATATTCATTGTTCTAGGATAAGTATCCAGAGATGTAACTCCTAAGCTGAAATAGTTACAGGTTGTGATTTaaagaaatttctaaaatatgttccagagtggctgtatcattttacattcccaccagcaaagtATTAATGTTTCAGTTTTTCCATATCCTTGCCTGAATTTCATCTAAAGTTATACTTTATCCATTCTCATATTTGTGCATTGATATTCTGTTTTAATTTGTGCTTAATAATGCCAAACATTTTTCATGTGCATATTtaccatttgtatattttatcactgaaagttctgtttgtattttttgtccagtttctaatattttttttgcatttgagtATTAAACACTGCACCTTAGAACTGTCGGTTATTGTTTTCTGCATGAACTAATCAAGATAAGATGCTTATCTTCTTCAGATCTTCTGTAGGCATTTTGACCTTTCTAACCTCTTGTTCTTCAGTTactgaaaaagtaaaatttgctctcttgtgtccagctctttgcaaccccatggactatatagtccatggaattctctgggccagaatactagaatgggtagcctttcccttctccaggggaatcttcccaacccagggttcgaacccaggtctcttgcattgcaggcaggctcttttaccagctgagccacaagggaagccctcagttaCTGAAAAGATCTGTTAAAAGATCCAACTTTAATTTCACTGTGAACTTGCTTATTTTGCTTGGTTCTGTTAAAATTCTGTGtgtacgccagtcaggatggctgctatccaaaagtctacaagcaataaatgctggagagggtgtggagaaaagggaaccctcttacactgttggtgggaatgcaaactagtacagccgctatggagaacagtgtggagatttcttaaaaaactggaaatagaactgccatatgacccagaaatcccactcctgggcatacacaccaaggaaaccagatctgaaagagacatgtgcaccccaatgttcatcgcagcactgtttataattgccaggacatggaagcaacctagatgcccatcagcagatgaatggataaggaagctgtggtacatagacaccatggaatattactcagccattaaaaagaattcatttgaaccagttctaatgagatggatgaaactggagcccattatgcagagtgaagtaagccagaaagataaagaccattacagtatactaacacatatatatggaatttagaaagatggtaatgataaccctatatgcaaaacagaaaaagagacacagatgtacagaacacacttttggactctgtgggagaaggcgagggtgggatgtttcgagagaacagcatcgaaacatgtatattatctatagtgaaacagatcaccagcccaggctggatgcatgagacaagtgctcgggcctggtgcactgggaagacccagagggatggggtggggagggaggtgggaagagggatcggtatggggaatacgtgtaaatccatggctgattcatgtcaatgtatggcaaaaaccactacaatattgtaaagtaattagcctccaactaataaaaataaatggaaaaaaaaaattctgtgtgtatatatatatgcatgtgtgtccaTAATGATATTAAGCACATGCAAATttagtcattttatatttttgtgttgAAATACTACTGTAATCATTATAAAATGCTGCAGTTTATCACTCCTAATATTTATTATGTTAAAATCTACTTTGTTATAGGCAGAACACaagtttgttttgtatttatatacacattatgtctcttaaaatcatatttttattgatgttattttctaaacttttatttcatattctttcagTTTGATTGCTTAGTCAACTTACATTATGTAGTTTCTGAACTTTTTTCAAGTTTATTATGTTTCTATCATCTTAGTTTAGTTTCCtctgttctctttttcctttgttcctctTGCTATTTTAGACCAATAAAATAggtgttattattgttattgtattTTTCTCCAGTGGTAGTTTTTGTTATGCATTCCTTTACTTTTCTGTAGAGGTTAACATAGGTATCACATTGCACTTTACTTCTCAATGTCTAATGTGTTCAAAGTAGCACATTTACCACTGTAATAATATAAGAACCTTACTAGACTTTGACTCCATTAACTCTTTTCCTGCTCTTGCTGTTTATTGCTATATATTTTACCTCTATGTATGTTTAGACCTtacatattatttttcccatttaaaaaagtaaatatttgtcaTTAATATCCTCAGCTTTTTCTTTCTAGTGGTTTAGTTTCTGTAGTTCTTTCTTCCATTAATAATCATTACTCTATATTCTGAGTAACATAATTTAtgtaaataagtatttattttttatggataTTTTCATTGGATTAGAATTCTAAGATGGAAAttgtttttcagcacttcaaaAATGTAATTGCATGTCTTCAGGATTCGATGGTGTCTTTTGCAAAGTTGACTGCATGTATAAAGGCTACTATATTAAAGGTAGTGTGCAGAGATTATTATCCTGCAAGCTCACTTCTTTGTgtatattctaaataaaatatcccTTGTTTCATAAGAACGTGCccgtgtgcgtatgtgtgtatgtgagagatgTTCATCATAAAATTATTCCTGGTGACAGAGAGATTGGAAAAGGTTAGATATCAATAATcagatactaatttttaaaaatagtgtcagTTGCATGTTATGAAAGTCTATAAAGTAATTAGAAGCAAAAGTGAAATACAAAttacataaacatttaaaatgattgAGTTAAAAGTAAGCAGTATAATAAAAGCAATATAATAATACTTAACACAATATGATGAATACAAGTTTCTAAAGTAAGCCTTCAGTAAATGACTTTATATTCATGTATCTGAGGACATATGTCAAACACAGTATAGAGGATGCCAATGATTGACAGGCCTAAAGATTAGGAGTGAAATTGGAgcataaaagtaaaaacaaaaagcgAAACAAGAAATAGGCTCAGAAATGATGCAGTTTGTGTACGATTAAGAAAAAGATATCATGAAGCTTACTTCACCTTGAACTTGCAACTGAGCTTCAATAAATTTATTAATGAGTTAATTAGTTTGGGTGTCACTAGCATACATTGATGTTTATGGCCATTTATATTTGAAGACCCagggaaagagtgaaaaagaaacCTAAGTCCAGGGATGTCCTAGTAtaaagaaatccagaaaaaaataaagggccAAAGGATGATCAGAAGTGTTCCATGAGAGTGAAGAGTAAGTTTGAATGTGTGGTATGCTCCAGAAGTCAAGCAAAGAAAATGTTTCTAGACAAAGGGAAAAATCAGTTATATTTAGGATTGTTGAGAAGTAGAGTATAAGTACCATAGAGGTGAAAGTACTAGATTTAATGACACGAGAGTAATATGTGAAATTGACAAATGCTATTTCAGTGGAATGTTCAGATGTAAGGTATTCTGGAAAAGGCCAGAGGTGGCTAAGAATTATTTGGGGATGAGAAGGTAGAGCGAACAAACATTGGCAATCTTTCATTAAATTTTGCTTTCAAGATAAACAAAGATAAACTATTAACATAGGGGGATTTTGTGATGAAAGCTTGCTTTGTGCCTTtaggaaatgaaaaacacaaaaagatatatcaaaaaatagaaattagtGTAAACTGACAACATTGGGGAAAGCATTGTGAAATCTTGAAACTGGGCAGGAAGAATTAATGCTAAAATCTTTGCTATGATACCTGTGACAAGTCTGTAAAAGTAAAATTATTCACTGTCTCTCAACttcatattaatttaaaaagatccagaatattataaagaaaatgtttaagtCAGTCTATTAGTCTCATTTTCAGCTCAATGGAAAAAAAGCAACCACTATTCTCCATAACCCTCTACTCATAGAAATACacttattataatattttataaatttcattaTTGTACTTCTCCCTCCAAAATGTGCATTCTTTGAAAGCCCTCTTAAAGAAAGGAGACAACTCATTAGGTGGGAATGAAGCAAATATAAATAAGACTCATGCAAGGAGACCTGATCAGATAGCAGGTCACTATGTTTCTCATAAGACAAGCAGCGGCTTACaattcattatattattgaccTCATGGTAAACTCTCTATTGCATCTTTAAGATATCATTGAGGAAACAGAGAACtttggtgaaaaataagaatgtacAGTACATTTTGTTCAGAGTTAAATCACagttattaaatttaaatttctttcacaAGTGAAAACAGCAATTTCAGTCATCTGGTCCCAGACCATTGGTTTCTATAGATTTATGTTTCAAGATCACTGTTCCTGTTTcccattcatatttttctttcctggaaCCTGATGTTATTGAGATTTGAATTATAGGGAGGACTCATGTGAAGGGTAAGGTCACATGAAATTTACTTGGTATTCTGCAAAAAATATCATGGAGATGAACATTCAAATTTAGGATTGTTTAATAAccaaatattttgtttcaaaaaattaacaaacagaaatTTCAATTAAATAGAGTTGCAAATTCAGAAAGGGAAGCTTTCACACCTTAAGGTGAGACTagagcccaacaggaagaaaGACCTTTATTCTTTCAGGCAAGGATTCAGCCAGTAAAAAACCATGAAGCCTTGGTTCTCTATGGCCCTCCCAACTTTCTTTCTCCTGCTGCAAAAAAGTTCTTTCCTTGATATGCCAGATACACATACGTCTCAGTGGGGTTTCAGAGCCCAGATTGCAATTCCCTGGTGATTGCAAATAGACCTATCTGTACTGGAAAACATATCTGTCGGTCTATTTGCTTCAGGTCAATAGTATTGACATTTCAAAAAATCTCTAGTCTTATTGtactgttttgaaatattttttattctttttcctgtgGACCTCATTGAGGTTTTCTTTTCGATCTAGTATCATTTTTTTCAGAACATGAAGGAAAACATTGTAGACTTAGAAGAAAGGATAATGCAGTATCAAGGAAGTCAATAGCAGACAAGACGGTGGAGAACTTGTTGAAAATTATTCCAATTAGACAAGATACTGCTGACTTTGATGACCCACACCTCACTGGAAACTTCCACCTGCAGTTGAAGCCGGATTATACTGGGGGGAAGAGATAGGAagcaagaaagcagaaatgattagttccaaaaatatttatcaaacacttgcataaaaaagaaaagccacaaaGTCTCTGCTATTAGATATAAAAGTCAGTAAGTTCAAACACATTGTGAACACAAGAAATAGAGAAAGTGAGTGATGGTCTGAGCTCCCAAGAGCATATTTTGAGAACTTTGcttgatcagaaaaagaaattagtaataaacaaatacaataatatgagaaaataatGACTGTACATGTCAAAAGATTGGAATTTGAGATAGTATGCTTCTATAGTGATAGTGAGAtagtgttagtcatttagtcgtctccaactctttgcgaccccatggacagtagcctgccaggatcctctgtccatggaattcttcaggtaagaatactggagtgggttgccatgccctgctccagggaatcttccctactcagagattgaacccaggtctcctgcatggcaggcagattctttactgtctgagccaccagggacgtccagTTTACTTCTAATACTTCCATTTGTCTTTATGGAATAGAAATCAATATGGAATATGGAATATGGAAGCCATGAGGGGCAGGAGGTATATAACAGATTTagtatgataaaaaaaatttattgctaTAAACCATATAATAAATAAAGCATAGTTATGTAATGAGATACCAGGTAAAATCTGAAATTGTGAGCAAATGGTGCTTGAAATCTGCCCATCCTTATACTTTCTTCAGAAGTGCTCCATACTGGGAGTACAGCAACACATGACACAGAGCACAGAATTGTTCAGAGTTGGTGGTGTAGGGCTTGTGTGCTAGTATGAAGGTCATTTTGAagcataaaatagaaatttagttGAGGAAACATGGTATTAAGAATTGTATACGATTCTTAAAAATCTGTTGAGAACATTTCCATTTGaagactataattaaaaaaaaattaaaatcagtgcCACTCCATGCAATGGCAATTTTCCTATAGAACAGTGTAATGATTACCTTTCCTTTGAAAAACAGTGTTTGGCATATTTTATTGACTTCTAATATTTGCAAACTGTTTATTCCCATCTATGTGAAGTATCAGAATTATTCATATTCATGAGAATGGAAGCTTTAAAAgcttatcttagttttttgctcTTGAGACTGGTATGGGAAACTCTGTTAACTACACCGGGAAATTTTGTGTCTCTGCCACCTAACAGTGTGAGATGGTGAACTGAGAGGATGACAAGCAAACAATGAGTACCATCAATGAATTCACAATTGAAAATTAATTTGTCAGTTAAATGTGTCAGGCTGATTGTCTGAAGCTATCTTTTTGAAAAGCAGAAGACTTAGGTTGTACAGTAACAATTTCCAAGTCCAGTTTCAAAGATGCAATTAAGACTTTTCCACTACACTGTGTTAGCTAAGACTGAAAGATCAAGATCAACTTGGGACTATTTTCCTTCTACATAGATGTATGAATGAATGGCTAAGACTTCCTATCCTGACTAGTTTGAGCAAGTGACTATCCTGACTCCTAGGTTCAGTGTTACGAGTCAATGATCTCTGGAAGGACCTCTTAATTACATGAATGTGTAATAATATTTAGAAATCTTTGTCCCAGAATGATTTCCAGGTCACTTGGACTTAGGTTGGATCCCTAGAGACTGCAGTCAGAAATTTATCTGTGAGATGAATATTCCAAGTTTAGAAACAGCTCTTCCTTACCTATGCTGTGCCCTCATCCATGAAGGTCTTACTGTTTTAGGAGTCTAGTTTTCAAGCCCTTGATCTGCCACTTGCTAAAACTGAGAGTATTGGCTagtcctttttctcttcctgccttgaaGTTCTAATGGAGAAATATAGCATTAATGCAAAAGCACATAAGTCTCTTGTAGTTCTAATTTCTTTAACAGTGAATGGTCCTGTTATTTGATCTTTCTGAtggtaatgaaagtgaaagtgaagtctctcagtcatgttcgactctttgggaccccatggactgcagcctaccaggctcctccatctatgggatttccaggcaagaatactggagtgggttgccatttccttctccaggagatcttcccaacccagggacagaacccgggtctcccgcattgtagacagatgctttaccgtctgagccaccagggaagtctggtaatATACCTGCCTAAAATGTGAGGCTAGAAACCCCTGCCCGCAGAACTGGGAGAGGGCCAGGTAGCGAGGAAAGTTCCGATGATTATACCAAAGTTCCTCTAACCAAGTTTGGAAGAATCTCCCCATGTTATACTTCCTTGTATGAAAATTAACAATGATGAACCAACTTGACCTTCACTGTGATTTCTTATGCTTTAGAATGGTCTAGAAAATACTGTAACCCAACATAGCCTTGTTTAAAACTCTGTCCAAGTATCAAACACTAAGGACAGTTTAATCTTGAAAATATTACTACCGTATGGACTAAGTCCCTTCTATACTCCTAGGTCACTCCAATGCCTTAAGCCCAGTTCCCTGTCCCTTTTGAAACACCCTGACAACCCTTTCCCGAATTTCTTTGGTCTTAACTCCATATACCATAGGGTTAAGAGCAGGGGGAAAAAGCAGATACACATTGGCCAAAAGAATGTGAATGTGGAGTGGAACATGGTGGCCAAAGTGATGggtaaaaaaagagaagagggcaggtgTATAAGAGATTAAGATGACACAGACATGAGAACCACAGGTCCCTAGGGCCTTGGACCGAGCTTCATGAGATGAGAGGCGAAGGACAGCTCGTGCAATGAGGAAATAAGAAAGACCAATGCAAAACAAGTCCACCCCAATGACCAGAAGTGCTGCCGTCAGCCCATAAACACGATTAGGCCTGGTGTCTCCACAGGCTAGCTTCACTACAGCCATGTGCTCGCAGTAGGTGTGCGGGATCACATGGCTTTGGCAGAAGCTCAAGCGCTGAATGAGGAAGGGGCATGGGAGCATGAGAATGGAACCTCGCACCACAGCTACCACCCCAATGCGGGCAATGATGGTGTCAGTGAGGATAGCGGTATAGCGGAGTGGGTGGCATATGGCCACGTAACGATCAAAGGCCATGGCTAGCAACACAGTGGATTCCATCATGCAGAAAGCATGAATGAAGAACATCTGCGCCAGGCATGCAGAGGCAGATATGTGTCCGGCTCCACACCAGAGGATGGCCAGGAGCTTGGGAACTGTGGAGAAAGAGGCAGCCAAGTCAATGGTTGAAAGCATACACAGGAACAAGTACATAGGCTTGTGCAGGGCCGGCTCAGTGGCAATGATGACCAGGATGGTTATGTTACCCACAGCTGTGGCTGTGCCCAGGAGGCACACAGGGAGTGAAAGCCACAGGTGGAACTGTTCCAGACCAGGGATGCCCATGAGTACGAAAACAGAAGAGTCCAGGGAAGTATGGTTAGGAGACTCCATGGTCTGGCCAAGACGACTGGGCATCTTCTCGGGTCAGAAACCCTCACACAGTATGACATCACCTAAGGAAACAACACAGAACAGGGATATGAATGAGCTGGAATcacatttctctttcttactcCACATTTCTATTTAACAGAATACAAGAGAAGTAAACTTTCCTATTCCTTAGTAGACCAGATGCTACATGTGTGTAGTCACAGGATAAGAAAAATCAGGGAAGAAACTGTTTTATTTTGGACTTCACAGAATATCCTTCCTTACAATGTGGATGAATTTAAGAGATACAAGATAGTGCAAATGTGTAGGACAAGATCCACTATTGTTGTTCATTCTCATAAACATAGGGATTAAGAGGAGAGGATGTTGGTGACAAGCACAATTCTATCAACAAGGTAAGACCAATAAACTACATGACCTCCACAGAAGGTGGATGAATATGGCTTATTCCATTAGGTTTTTATGTAGAGTATTTTTGGACACACTGTCCCATGAACTTATATCCGAGGGGTCAGAGACAGCAAAGATCTAATGTTCTGATCTATTTAACTTAGGATCTTTTCATTCCTAAATTAAAACTCACTGAGGTAAACGTTTTTACTGTTCCAAAAATGTGAACATTATCTATGTGCTTTGAACTCTCTAGCTCTCCACCAAATATTCAAGTGACAGTatattctagatttttttttttttttttttttgccttctcttattttttagaagAGACAGGACTATTTTAGAGATAcaaaatcagaatttttaaagctggaaggtgtgctcagtcacacacacaaaaaagagctTGGGGCCCATATAACTGGGAACAAATCTATTACTGATAGTATTGCCTTGGACAAACCAATTTTCCTCTAAGGCCGGATTTCCATTTCTGTTCTGGAATATGGTAATAATACTGTGTAAGGATGTTGAAATGTAAACACCACTTTGTGCAGTGTGTGACTCATAGAAGGTGTTCAGTCACTTGTCATTTGCTATTACCATTGCTTTCATATTAATAGGTCAGTGATCTCATACCCTAACACAATTTCCTTAACCTATTATTTATTAGAATCTAATCTTATCTTGAATATTTATACAATAAGAATTAGAGGGTAAACCTACTGACAAAATATATATTGTTTACAACTGTTTTCCATATGACCTCTACAGTTAAATGATGATCATTCAGAGATTAGAAAACAGCTTCCCAGTCTGATCTCAGCTACACTATATGTCCTCAGCTCTTACTTTCATGACACAGATTTGCTCACTGAGCTAGTGTGAAGTGTTCAACATGGATAGCGGGGCAGGAGTCAGATTGTGAAAGCAGAAAACCTCTGCTCACAGCACCTCCCCAACCACTTAGTTTATGCACCAGACATCCCTATGGCTTTCAGGCTCTCACAAATTCACTCACCCTTAGCCCGGATGCTTAATTTGAGGACAGTTCTCTGAATTTCCTTCCTGCTTCTTAAGTCACTGGCTTCATGCCTTATGACTTTTTTCCTGTAGAAGTTGGACTTATCACGTATGACTCAGATCACCTGACTAGATTGGCTCATAATGTGATTGATGCAAGTGAACATGACCTGTAGTTCCTGTAGTTTCCTTCTAAGGAATCCCTATCTTTATGCATACCACCACCTTCATACATCATGTCCTCTTATCACGTCACTCTCTCCCACTATCATCTCGTCCAGCTCACAGGAATAAACCTCTGTCTCATACCATCtcttacataaaatatttcatgatattGATAAATATTTGGGACCATTCTTACTCATACTTCAGTTTGAACCTGACCTTCTGACAAAATTTCTAATCCAATTCTTATTGGGACATTAAAGCCAATGCCCTCAGTAAGATAAAAGTTCCAACATCACCATTTGGTGAAAAGCAGGTTGGAGAAAACTTTCCACACCTGAAACTGCAGCACAAATCAAAGCCTGTCCTCTGTCTCTGTAAGAGGACAACTAAACCGGGAGAGCTCTGGCAACTGCAAGACCGTGAAACATGAAAGAAGTCAATGGCATCAATAAGGTTCTGCTGATCCCCCGCCCAATATACTGTTGTTGATCTCTGCAAAGTGTCactacacacacactcctctcaAGTGCCTAGTGAGTAATTAGTTCTTAGCAAATGTCTTGAATTTACTTCATAATGCCTCCCATTTCTCTGGTTTGACTAATAAATCACTTGTTACTTGATTTGTTGAAGGCTCCCT comes from Dama dama isolate Ldn47 chromosome 1, ASM3311817v1, whole genome shotgun sequence and encodes:
- the LOC133053900 gene encoding olfactory receptor 52P1, with the translated sequence MPSRLGQTMESPNHTSLDSSVFVLMGIPGLEQFHLWLSLPVCLLGTATAVGNITILVIIATEPALHKPMYLFLCMLSTIDLAASFSTVPKLLAILWCGAGHISASACLAQMFFIHAFCMMESTVLLAMAFDRYVAICHPLRYTAILTDTIIARIGVVAVVRGSILMLPCPFLIQRLSFCQSHVIPHTYCEHMAVVKLACGDTRPNRVYGLTAALLVIGVDLFCIGLSYFLIARAVLRLSSHEARSKALGTCGSHVCVILISYTPALFSFFTHHFGHHVPLHIHILLANVYLLFPPALNPMVYGVKTKEIRERVVRVFQKGQGTGLKALE